In the genome of Nocardioides marmoribigeumensis, one region contains:
- a CDS encoding exodeoxyribonuclease III: MRVATWNVNSIRSRIGRVEQFLQRQDVDVLALQETKARDDQWPTMGLEALGYEVASHGLNQWNGVAIVSRVGIEDVQRGFEGMPEYGEPGALEARAMGATCGGVRMWSLYVPNGRKIGDPHLDYKLRWLAALEASARSWVAAAPDLPVALTGDWNIAPQDDDVWDIAVFATSTHVTPPERAAFQAVVDAGFADVVRPHAPGPGVYTYFDYYRQRFERNKGMRIDFVLGSPAFQSRVTGAFIDREERAGQGASDHAPVVVDLAD; this comes from the coding sequence ATGCGCGTGGCCACCTGGAACGTCAACTCGATCCGCTCCCGCATCGGCCGGGTCGAGCAGTTCCTGCAGCGCCAGGACGTCGACGTCCTCGCCCTGCAGGAGACCAAGGCCCGCGACGACCAGTGGCCGACGATGGGGCTCGAGGCGCTCGGCTACGAGGTCGCGTCGCACGGCCTCAACCAGTGGAACGGCGTCGCGATCGTCTCCCGCGTCGGGATCGAGGACGTCCAGCGCGGGTTCGAGGGCATGCCGGAGTACGGCGAGCCGGGCGCCCTCGAGGCCCGCGCGATGGGCGCGACGTGCGGAGGGGTGCGGATGTGGTCGCTCTACGTGCCCAACGGCCGCAAGATCGGCGACCCGCACCTGGACTACAAGCTGCGCTGGTTGGCCGCGCTCGAGGCGAGTGCCCGCTCCTGGGTCGCGGCCGCCCCCGACCTGCCGGTGGCGCTGACCGGCGACTGGAACATCGCGCCGCAGGACGACGACGTCTGGGACATCGCCGTCTTCGCGACCAGCACGCACGTGACGCCCCCGGAGCGCGCCGCGTTCCAGGCGGTCGTGGACGCGGGCTTCGCCGACGTCGTACGCCCCCACGCGCCGGGGCCCGGCGTCTACACCTACTTCGACTACTACCGGCAGCGGTTCGAGCGCAACAAGGGCATGCGCATCGACTTCGTGCTCGGGTCGCCCGCGTTCCAGTCGCGGGTGACCGGAGCGTTCATCGACCGCGAGGAGCGCGCCGGCCAGGGGGCCAGCGACCACGCGCCGGTCGTCGTGGACCTCGCCGACTGA